A genome region from Solanum pennellii chromosome 12, SPENNV200 includes the following:
- the LOC107005548 gene encoding uncharacterized protein LOC107005548 isoform X1 translates to MGLLTHKVERSEIASGDHIYSWRTVFAYSHHGIYVGGSKVVHFTRDQNIVSGDPILFSAPLHCSSASSTNVSSTCTNIPDCGFQQKESGVVLSCLDCFLGEEGLLYRFDYGASPSVFLTKLRGGTCTTAQSDPPEAVIHRAMYLLQNGFGNYDVFKNNCEDFALYCKTGLLVLDQGALGRSGQAASVIGAPLAAIASSPLKLFMTSPAGLVVATVGMYCLTRYATDIGVRTDVTKVKVEELTSFHNCKSSKKRKNENHSDTREVTLNQTDTPAKTRRKCD, encoded by the exons ATGGGTCTGCTCACTCACAAAGTAGAAAGGAGCGAGATAGCATCAGGTGACCATATCTACTCTTGGAGAACTGTCTTCGCTTACTCTCATCACG GAATCTATGTTGGTGGAAGCAAAGTTGTTCATTTTACGCGTGACCAAAATATTGTTTCAGGAGACCCGATTCTCTTCTCGGCTCCCTTACATTGCTCGTCAGCTTCGAGTACAAATGTATCTTCAACCTGTACGAATATTCCTGACTGTGGATTTCAACAAAAGGAAAGTGGTGTGGTTCTCTCTTGCTTGGATTGTTTCCTGGGTGAGGAGGGGCTATTGTACCGCTTTGACTATGGAGCCAGCCCTTCAGTTTTTCTTACTAAACTTCGAGGTGGGACATGCACCACTGCACAATCTGATCCTCCAGAGGCAGTGATCCATAGAGCCATGTACTTGCTTCAAAACGGTTTTGGAAATTATGATGTCTTCAAGAACAACTGTGAAGATTTTGCCTTATACTGCAAAACAGGTCTTCTTGTTCTTGACCAAGGAGCTCTTGGAAGGAGCGGTCAAGCTGCCTCTGTCATAGGTGCTCCTTTGGCAGCTATTGCCTCGTCGCCTCTGAAGTTATTCATGACAAGTCCAGCTGGCTTAGTCGTAGCAACTGTTGGAATGTATTGTTTGACCAGGTATGCAACTGACATTGGTGTGAGGACTGATGTTACTAAGGTGAAAGTGGAGGAACTGACTTCATTCCATAATTGCAAAAGCTCGAAGAAACGCAAAAATGAGAACCATAGTGATACAAGAGAGGTTACTCTCAATCAAACAGACACACCAGCTAAAACGCGGCGAAAATGTGATTGA
- the LOC107005548 gene encoding uncharacterized protein LOC107005548 isoform X2, with translation MGLLTHKVERSEIASGDHIYSWRTVFAYSHHGDPILFSAPLHCSSASSTNVSSTCTNIPDCGFQQKESGVVLSCLDCFLGEEGLLYRFDYGASPSVFLTKLRGGTCTTAQSDPPEAVIHRAMYLLQNGFGNYDVFKNNCEDFALYCKTGLLVLDQGALGRSGQAASVIGAPLAAIASSPLKLFMTSPAGLVVATVGMYCLTRYATDIGVRTDVTKVKVEELTSFHNCKSSKKRKNENHSDTREVTLNQTDTPAKTRRKCD, from the exons ATGGGTCTGCTCACTCACAAAGTAGAAAGGAGCGAGATAGCATCAGGTGACCATATCTACTCTTGGAGAACTGTCTTCGCTTACTCTCATCACG GAGACCCGATTCTCTTCTCGGCTCCCTTACATTGCTCGTCAGCTTCGAGTACAAATGTATCTTCAACCTGTACGAATATTCCTGACTGTGGATTTCAACAAAAGGAAAGTGGTGTGGTTCTCTCTTGCTTGGATTGTTTCCTGGGTGAGGAGGGGCTATTGTACCGCTTTGACTATGGAGCCAGCCCTTCAGTTTTTCTTACTAAACTTCGAGGTGGGACATGCACCACTGCACAATCTGATCCTCCAGAGGCAGTGATCCATAGAGCCATGTACTTGCTTCAAAACGGTTTTGGAAATTATGATGTCTTCAAGAACAACTGTGAAGATTTTGCCTTATACTGCAAAACAGGTCTTCTTGTTCTTGACCAAGGAGCTCTTGGAAGGAGCGGTCAAGCTGCCTCTGTCATAGGTGCTCCTTTGGCAGCTATTGCCTCGTCGCCTCTGAAGTTATTCATGACAAGTCCAGCTGGCTTAGTCGTAGCAACTGTTGGAATGTATTGTTTGACCAGGTATGCAACTGACATTGGTGTGAGGACTGATGTTACTAAGGTGAAAGTGGAGGAACTGACTTCATTCCATAATTGCAAAAGCTCGAAGAAACGCAAAAATGAGAACCATAGTGATACAAGAGAGGTTACTCTCAATCAAACAGACACACCAGCTAAAACGCGGCGAAAATGTGATTGA